In a genomic window of Lycium ferocissimum isolate CSIRO_LF1 chromosome 9, AGI_CSIRO_Lferr_CH_V1, whole genome shotgun sequence:
- the LOC132069517 gene encoding UDP-N-acetylglucosamine transferase subunit alg13-like, whose product MRSTAENGSPALDYFTFSSSIADYLKSASLEISHAGSGSIFETLRLGKPLIVVVNEDLMDNHQSELAEELAERKHLYCARPQTLCKTILEMDPQSLVPYQPDDAKPVAKLINRYLGFPED is encoded by the exons ATGCGG TCAACTGCTGAAAATGGTTCCCCAGCTCTGGACTACTTCACATTTTCATCAAGCATAGCTGACTACTTGAAATCAGCATCACTCGAAATCAGCCACGCAG GTTCAGGGAGCATATTTGAGACACTACGGCTGGGCAAACCATTAATTGTGGTAGTCAATGAGGATCTAATGGACAACCATCAAAGCGAGCTCGCAGAAGAACTGGCTGAGAGAAAGCATTTGTATTGTGCTCGTCCACAAACATTATGCAAGACTATCTTGGAGATGGATCCGCAATCTCTTGTACCATATCAACCAGATGACGCGAAACCAGTTGCTAAACTAATTAACAGATATTTAGGTTTCCCAGAGGACTAA
- the LOC132031918 gene encoding bifunctional purple acid phosphatase 26-like, translating to MLLHLFFSFSIVLLIDNGSAGITSSFIRNEWPSVDIPLDNEVFAVPKGYNAPQQVHITQGDYEGKAVLISWVTPDKPGPSQVRYGLSEGKYDFKAEGSFTNYTFYNYKSGYIHKCFLHGLQYDTKYYYEIGNGDSARKFFFETPPKVDPDASYKFGIIGKLFIFYYPFFYYILPHNDMKQFVSFSDKIFITAVFNDCWNN from the exons ATGTTGCTTCATCTCTTCTTTTCGTTTTCCATTGTTTTACTGATAGACAACGGGAGTGCTGGCATAACAAGTTCATTTATTCGTAACGAGTGGCCATCTGTCGATATTCCTCTTGACAATGAAGTCTTTGCAGTTCCAAAGGGTTACAATGCTCCACAACAA GTGCATATAACACAGGGTGATTATGAAGGGAAGGCTGTACTAATCTCATGGGTCACGCCTGATAAACCGGGGCCTAGTCAAGTCCGTTACGGATTATCTGAAggaaaatatgattttaaagCTGAGGGATCATTCACAAACTACACATTTTACAACTACAAGTCTGGCTATATACACAAGTGCTTTCTTCATGGCCTTCAG TATGACACGAAGTATTACTATGAAATTGGAAATGGTGATTCTGCTCGAAAGTTTTTTTTCGAAACTCCTCCAAAGGTTGATCCAGATGCTTCATACAAATTTGGCATCATAGGTAAGttgtttatattttattacccatttttctattatattttACCACATAATGAC ATGAAACAATTCGTCTCATTTAGtgacaaaattttcataactgCAGTCTTCAATGACTGTTGGAACAATTAG